In Oncorhynchus tshawytscha isolate Ot180627B linkage group LG08, Otsh_v2.0, whole genome shotgun sequence, the genomic window CCGTGAATCAAACCCGCAATCCTGGTGTTGcgagcgccatgctctaccaacgaAGCCAATCAGAACAGAAAACCACTTTTACATTGACTcacttgttatttttattttcttcacCACTTTTGCGGTTTCATTGTTGATTTTGACTTTTACAGGGATTGGGTCTCCATGGAAATAGAGCTGAAAGTCACCAAAGGAAAGCAAACATGTTCAAATGAACAGGTATCATACAGAATGATCCATCAACAGAAAACCAGCACAGTAATCAATGTTCTCCTAGGCTGACAGGATACAAGTCTAATCAATGGAAGGGCTACAGGCCTACCTCCTTCTCTATAGAGGCCTCCAGGTGGACTAGCTTGTCAGACATCATGAAGTTCTTGCTGATGTCAGCCTGGGGTCCAGCAGGTATTGTTCCTGGGGCAAACTGGATCTTACGAATGATCAGACGGCAAGTGTCcctgacaggagagaggaagagagggagaaaaccatcagaacacacactcatctgATTACTGGCAACAGCAAATGGTATGCACAGTAGTGGAATTCCACTGATACGCACTTCTTGTTAATTTTCTCATCAGGGTCGTCTGCCTCATTGGCGATGTAGGCTTTCACCTCATAGTCGACACCACAAGCCTGCAGAGGTAGGAAACAAAGGAGTGATTTGTCTTTGATGAAATGATAAAATCGAGAGAGTGAAAAAGAAGAAATAGAGAGAAGAttagagagaggagcgagaggagaaaAACGTACCTTGCCGACATCTTCTGGTGCAGGCTGAAGGCCGACTGAGCATGGTAGGTTGGTATCAATCTGAAACGGACAGGAAGTAAGAAGTGATCAGGTGTGGATGGATACAAACCAACAGGCTAGGATGTCCATTTCCTTCAAAGGTCCTATgtagccgtttttatctcaatatcatatCATTTCTGGCTAACAATTTAGTacattactgtgattgttttcaattaaaatggtattagcaaatagcaatttctcaagcaagaatctTGCAAATcttgtctgggagtggtctgagtagggaggggaaaactgaaaactatctGTTATTGGCAAAGAGGTATGGAActgtctttgttattggtctattaactaatttacttaatttatttaatttactgctgatgtcaccaggcaggccaaaactccctcCCACCCAAACatgctgaaatttcaggcagtcttacactgaaagggcattatcataattttaccaatttcacaatattattccaactCCACAGTGTATAAATAAaatctatataaaacacaggaaaatcaagtTTTGGACTGCACTGGGCCATTAATGGGAATGTCCATTGTGACAGAAGTCTTTTGATGTGGTTTGCAACATCAGCTAAGAGTGCGGACCGAGATGACACGTTGTGTGACTGATAAGTGAGCTATGCACAgacataatatattttttatgtgaTGCCGTGTGAAGGATGAGACAGAAggaaacacacagtgaaactcaCATTGAAAGTGAAGGCATGGCCTTGGTCCTCACATTTCTTCAGGAGGGCCTCCTGCATGGGGGTGTTGGCTGGTTTGGTGCCAACAACAGGGTAGATCTGCTGCCTCTGTATCCAGATGTCTTTTCTGTAGTTCATCCCGATCAGGTCCAGGTCGTCACTACCATAACGGAAGGAGCATGCTAGATACACCCATACTGCAACGAGATTAGAGATAGATCTTTGATATCAAGACTGAACCTCGATGGGCTGAATTTGACTTCATGCATCTTTCCTGGTTCAATAGATACAGTGAAATCAACTAAATGTTACCTTTCCTGCCTTCAAGTTCAGCGGGGTCAACCTTGATCACACCATCTGCAAGAGAAGATATATGTATGAAaaacacatacaaaaacacacacacagatacactagTCCTAGATTAGTAAAGTGCAAAGATAATCAGAGATAACTTTATAACACACCGACGATATCAACAGTCTCCACATGGTCCACGAAGTCTCTCTTCCCCAGGTAGAGAGCAATCTGGGAAAAGGAGAAAGGGATAGGGAGACGTTACTTCCTGTCTGTAATCAACACCATATAGATAGGCCTAATCTCAGTTATCTTGATGGAGCCTGAGGAATCGCAGTGCTGTTTGTAAGTTGGCTCGGTTAGAGGAAGCGTATGGATTCCTGCTCTGGTATGCGATAAGTGCATCAGAGCAGGCCTCGACCAGTGTGTCTCACAGCTATGATGTCAGAGGGGGTCCTTACCGATCCGTTGCCGCTGGTCTTCTTGTagatcctacagagagagggtgatatgAAGTTTAGACACTAGATTGGATTCAACAAATCTGTATCATGCAATATAACTATTAATTGTGTCCTCCATTTATTGTAGAACACATGTTGTCTTAACCTAAACCCTGTCATCATGAGAATCTTCCATAGCCTGGTCCCACATGCCCTCCGTCTAATTCCACTTAGTGGTATTAGTTAGTTATCGTCCCTAGTGGCAGTGGGTCTTTACAGTCTTAAAACTCACTGCACTTTTTGTGATTGCTATCCTTACAGAGCCATCCCAGTACGTTGCTTAGTGACCTACCCTAACTGGCCTGCTGTCAGTTCCAGTTGAATTAAAAGATGAGgcctctactcccctccctccatccctccctcctcccactgaGGCTCTGGATCGATTAGTACCCAGGGTGGCATGAGAGCCACTGGCATGACTGGTACAGCCAGCTATCTTCACATAACAATGAGGCAACCACAGGTCTGTCTGAAGGGGAACCTGACTCCACAATGACTTGCATAGCATAAACATTTTCTCACAAATGTTTTTTCATATGGTATCTCATAATATAATCCTATCAGTTCATTATTCCTAATATCCTTCTTACCTCGCCTAATCCCTTATATCAGTTTATCAATCAGTATAGCACGCATCGCTATTTGCCTATTTGCTCACATCTTTGCTGTTAATTCTAAACTGCTCTATTCCGGATCTAATCCAGAGATGATCCGTTAGGTTCTTTCTGGATCCTCTTAACCTTAGAA contains:
- the LOC112256189 gene encoding arrestin-C-like isoform X2 yields the protein MAKIYKKTSGNGSIALYLGKRDFVDHVETVDIVDGVIKVDPAELEGRKVWVYLACSFRYGSDDLDLIGMNYRKDIWIQRQQIYPVVGTKPANTPMQEALLKKCEDQGHAFTFNIDTNLPCSVGLQPAPEDVGKACGVDYEVKAYIANEADDPDEKINKKDTCRLIIRKIQFAPGTIPAGPQADISKNFMMSDKLVHLEASIEKELYFHGDPIPVKVKINNETAKVVKKIKITIDQTTEVLLYQADKYTKTVLNEEFAEEVKGESTLEKTFTVIPLLSNNKEKRGLAVDGRLKDEDTNLASTTLIRPGMDKGMQGILVAYKIKVNLLVSSGGLLGGLTASDVGVELPLVLMSPKPADVPVE
- the LOC112256189 gene encoding arrestin-C-like isoform X1 — encoded protein: MAKIYKKTSGNGSIALYLGKRDFVDHVETVDIVDGVIKVDPAELEGRKVWVYLACSFRYGSDDLDLIGMNYRKDIWIQRQQIYPVVGTKPANTPMQEALLKKCEDQGHAFTFNIDTNLPCSVGLQPAPEDVGKACGVDYEVKAYIANEADDPDEKINKKDTCRLIIRKIQFAPGTIPAGPQADISKNFMMSDKLVHLEASIEKELYFHGDPIPVKVKINNETAKVVKKIKITIDQTTEVLLYQADKYTKTVLNEEFAEEVKGESTLEKTFTVIPLLSNNKEKRGLAVDGRLKDEDTNLASTTLIRPGMDKGMQGILVAYKIKVNLLVSSGGLLGGLTASDVGVELPLVLMSPKPADVTDIKFE